The proteins below come from a single Xenopus tropicalis strain Nigerian chromosome 9, UCB_Xtro_10.0, whole genome shotgun sequence genomic window:
- the nif3l1 gene encoding NIF3-like protein 1 isoform X1, with product MLLGLAFRHSNHLAHCSRWHPVRSIMDLGSVVSCLNVLTPPALAEGWDNVGLLVEPSPPHQVHKLLLTNDLTEDVLDEAIDTGANMILSYHPPVFKALKRITQKSWKERLVVKALEKRLAVYSPHTSCDALANGVNDWLARALGPSKSVPLRASTSLTYPGGVGHLLEFRLDPAGNIMSRLNGIQGVSVCTSTARHDGDNGTRVSLSCSQNALVEVLSILSEEPQVYNSLQLLTLQKPPLVDTGMGRLCTLSEPVSIAAALERIKKHLHLPHLRLALGRGRTLESSVSMAAVCAGSGSSILSGVPAELYLTGEMSHHDVLDAVAEGRSVVLCEHSNSERGYLQELGGQIRQALEGQVQVVVSQRDRDPLQVV from the exons ATGTTGTTGGGTTTGGCCTTCAGACATTCGAATCATTTAGCCCATTGCAGTCGTTGGCACCCCGTCCGTAGCATCATGGATCTTGGCTCGGTGGTTTCCTGCCTGAATGTACTCACCCCCCCAGCTCTGGCAGAAGGTTGGGATAATGTGGGGCTTTTAGTGGAGCCCAGTCCCCCGCACCAGGTCCACAAGCTCCTCCTGACCAATGATCTGACAGAAGACGTGCTGGACGAGGCGATAGATACGGGCGCTAATATGATTCTGTCCTATCATCCGCCAGTATTCAAAGCCTTGAAGCGCATCACCCAGAAAAGCTGGAAGGAGAGGCTGGTGGTTAAAGCCCTGGAAAAGCGCCTAGCTGTATACTCTCCTCACACATCTTGTGATGCATTGGCCAACGGAGTTAATGATTGGCTAGCCAGGGCTCTGG GCCCAAGCAAGTCTGTGCCACTCCGTGCCTCTACTTCCCTCACTTATCCTGGTGGCGTTGGGCACCTCTTGGAGTTCAGACTAGATCCTGCTGGAAACATCATGTCCAGACTGAATGGTATCCAGGGGGTCAGTGTTTGCACCTCCACTGCCAG GCATGATGGTGATAATGGGACACGTGTAAGCCTTAGCTGCTCCCAGAATGCTTTGGTGGAGGTGCTATCTATCCTATCAGAAGAGCCGCAAGTGTACAACAGCCTGCAGCTCCTCACCCTGCAGAAA CCTCCACTTGTGGACACCGGAATGggacgtctctgcactctctcagaGCCTGTGTCTATTGCAGCCGCCCTGGAACGCATCAAAAAGCACCTACATCTCCCTCATCTGCGCTTGGCCTTGGGCAGGGGCAGAACTCTGG aatcctcagtaAGCATGGCAGCTGTGTGTGCAGGGTCTGGGAGCAGTATCCTTAGTGGTGTCCCTGCTGAACTCTACCTCACAG GTGAGATGTCCCATCATGATGTCCTGGACGCAGTGGCTGAGGGGCGGAGTGTGGTCCTGTGTGAGCACAGCAACTCAGAGCGGGGGTATCTGCAAGAACTTGGAGGGCAGATCCGTCAGGCGTTGGAAGGGCAAGTGCAAGTTGTGGTTTCCCAGAGAGACCGAGACCCCCTGCAAGTGGTGTGA
- the ppil3 gene encoding peptidyl-prolyl cis-trans isomerase-like 3, which produces MSVTLHTDLGEIKIELFCERAPKASENFLALCASNYYTGCLFHRNIKGFMVQTGDPTGTGKGGQSIWGRKFEDEYSEFLKHSVRGVVSMANNGPNTNASQFFITYGKQPHLDMKYTVFGKVIDGLDTLDELEKLPVHEKSFRPLTEVRIKDATIHANPFAL; this is translated from the exons ATG TCTGTGACTCTTCACACGGATCTGGGGGAGATCAAAATTGAGCTGTTTTGTGAGAGAGCTCCGAAGGCCAGTGAG AACTTTCTAGCTCTCTGTGCCAGTAACTATTACACCGGCTGCCTCTTCCACCGGAACATCAAAGGCTTCATGGTCCAGACTGGGGATCCAACAG GTACGGGAAAGGGGGGCCAGAGCATTTGGGGGCGGAAGTTTGAAGATGAATACAGCGAATTTCTAAAG CACAGTGTACGTGGAGTGGTCTCCATGGCCAACAATGGCCCCAACACTAACGCCTCTCAGTTCTTCATCACGTACGGGAAGCAGCCGCATCTGGATATGAAGTATACAGTGTTTGGAAA AGTGATCGATGGCCTTGACACCCTCGACGAGCTGGAGAAGCTGCCGGTGCACGAGAAATCCTTTCGCCCCCTCACCGAAGTGCGGATAAAGGATGCCACAATCCATGCCAACCCCTTTGCCCTATAG
- the nif3l1 gene encoding NIF3-like protein 1 (The RefSeq protein has 2 substitutions compared to this genomic sequence): MDLGSVVSRLNVLTPPALAEGWDNVGLLVEPSPPHQVHKLLLTNDLTEDVLDEAIDTGANMILSYHPPVFKALKRITQKSWKERLVVKALEKHLAVYSPHTSCDALANGVNDWLARALGPSKSVPLRASTSLTYPGGVGHLLEFRLDPAGNIMSRLNGIQGVSVCTSTARHDGDNGTRVSLSCSQNALVEVLSILSGVPAELYLTGEMSHHDVLDAVAEGRSVVLCEHSNSERGYLQELGGQIRQALEGQVQVVVSQRDRDPLQVV; encoded by the exons ATGGATCTTGGCTCGGTGGTTTCCTGCCTGAATGTACTCACCCCCCCAGCTCTGGCAGAAGGTTGGGATAATGTGGGGCTTTTAGTGGAGCCCAGTCCCCCGCACCAGGTCCACAAGCTCCTCCTGACCAATGATCTGACAGAAGACGTGCTGGACGAGGCGATAGATACGGGCGCTAATATGATTCTGTCCTATCATCCGCCAGTATTCAAAGCCTTGAAGCGCATCACCCAGAAAAGCTGGAAGGAGAGGCTGGTGGTTAAAGCCCTGGAAAAGCGCCTAGCTGTATACTCTCCTCACACATCTTGTGATGCATTGGCCAACGGAGTTAATGATTGGCTAGCCAGGGCTCTGG GCCCAAGCAAGTCTGTGCCACTCCGTGCCTCTACTTCCCTCACTTATCCTGGTGGCGTTGGGCACCTCTTGGAGTTCAGACTAGATCCTGCTGGAAACATCATGTCCAGACTGAATGGTATCCAGGGGGTCAGTGTTTGCACCTCCACTGCCAG GCATGATGGTGATAATGGGACACGTGTAAGCCTTAGCTGCTCCCAGAATGCTTTGGTGGAGGTGCTATC TATCCTTAGTGGTGTCCCTGCTGAACTCTACCTCACAG GTGAGATGTCCCATCATGATGTCCTGGACGCAGTGGCTGAGGGGCGGAGTGTGGTCCTGTGTGAGCACAGCAACTCAGAGCGGGGGTATCTGCAAGAACTTGGAGGGCAGATCCGTCAGGCGTTGGAAGGGCAAGTGCAAGTTGTGGTTTCCCAGAGAGACCGAGACCCCCTGCAAGTGGTGTGA